CGTCCATGCGCGATCCGGAACAGGCCACGAACACGTCGCCTTTTTCGATGGCGCGGGAGTCGGAGGTGATTTTGCCGAGGTTTTTTTGCGAAACCCAGTTGATCTTGCGGATCAGAGTCATCCCTTCGAACAAGGCTTCCAATCTCACAGAAATCTCCCGATCGCAGCGCGATCCGTTTTAGGTCCCTACTTCTTTTCCAGTTGAAATTGAATTTCCGGTGAAACCGCCCTCAAAGCGTTGATGTCTTTCAATCCCCGCGATGCAAAAGTCACGTCCGCGAAAAAATCGTCAAGGACCAGGTCCGGCTTCTGGGCAGCATACGCCCAATCCTGCAAGAGCGTCACGGGCACTTTGTGCCCCGAAAGGCGCACGTTCAACGCGCCGGACAAAAGGCTGGCCGGATCGTACTCGACTTTCACGTCGCCGGAATGGACTTTCACCTTGTTGTCCCATTCCAGCCGGAGATTCTTGATGTAAAACACCGGCCGAAAAAAAACCGGCGCGTATTGACCTTCGACGCGGGCGTCCAGCCGCGTTCCGAGCTGCCGGTACACCCCGTAGCCTACGACCGGGAACAAAAGCCCGCCAAAGGCGATCACGGCTAAAACAGCTCCAAGTTTCCGGGCCATAAGCCTCCGCGGATTAAGGCGTCACTTTCTGCGGCGAGATCACGATTTCGACCCGCCGGTTTTTTTCCCGTCCCATGGGGTCTTCATTGGCGGCAATCGGCTGGAACTCGCCGTGCCCCACGGCCGACACGCGGCGCGGATCAATGCCTTTGACGTCGACGAAGTAATGAATGACTTCGGTGGCCCGGGCCGTGGACAGCTCCCAGTTCGAGCGCCAACCCGAATACCGGATGGGAACATTGTCCGTATGCCCTTCGATCATGATCTTGTTCCCTTCGACTTTACCGGAAAGCGTATCGCTGACCTTGTCGAGCGTGGAAAGGGCCGACTCTTTGAGCTGCGCTTTTCCGGAATCGAACAGGATTTTGTCGAGCACGGTCACGACGAGTCCGCGCGACTGGAGCGACAAGGCCAGGTCGCCGGAGGCCAGCTCGTCCTTCATGGACTGCTCGAGCTCGGCCTTGGCTTTGGCCAGGTCGTCCCGCTGCGTGCTGGACATGGAATCGAGGTCATGGTTGAGCCGCGCGATTTCTTCGTTGAGCGCGCGGATCGTGGACGCCTGTTCCTGATTGACTCGCGCCAGACGCGGCTGGGTCGAAGAACATCCGGGGAGGAGGACAGAGGCAGCGAGAAAAAAGCTCACAAAAGCCGGCTTGAAATGATGGGCGCAATGGCGCGGCGGCATTGATTTCTCCCTTGAGGAATAGTCTAAAAAAGGAATGCGAAAAACTAGGCGTATTTTAAACGATTTCAAAAAAAAAGAAAGGCGAAAAGCGTTTTTTCAGGGCTGGAATTTTCGGAGGACTAGACGGGAAAAGGACCGGCGGGTTCGGCGGAAAGCTTGCGCGCCTGTTTGCTGGTCTGTCGCAACTTTTCGAGGATGTCTTTATTGCGGACGACCTTCAAAAAGCAATCGACGACGTGAGGGTCGAATTGGGTGCCGCTGTTGGCCTGGATTTCTCTCAGGGCCTGCTCGATGGTCATGGTCACGCGGTACGAGCGCTCTGAGATCATCGCCACAAAGGAATCGACGACCGCCACGATGCGGGCCCCAATCGGGATTTCCTCCCCTTTCAGGCCCTGCGGGTAGCCTTTGCCGTCAAAACGCTCGCGGTGATGCAGCACAATGGGAAGGACGGGCTTCAGCGAAGAAATGGAGCTGAGCAGATTGGCGCCTCTCATGGGAATGCGCTTGATCATTTCGAACTCTTTTTTGGTCAGTTTCCCCTTTTTCTTCCATATCTCATCAGGAAACGACAGCGTGCCCGCGTCGCGCAGCATGATGGCCCGCTGGATATGGATCATGTCGCGGCCGGAAAGCTGCAGCTCTTTGCCCACTTCCATCACGATGTCCCCGAGCAGGGAAAGCTGGACCCGGTCCGCCCCGCCCTTTAATTTCAGGAGGTCATTGATCGTTTTGATACTTCCCAGCGTGAGCTGCTCCGTTTCTTCGAAGAGCTGGGCGTTTTTGATGGCCACGACCGCCTGCTCGGAAAGGGACTTGA
The sequence above is a segment of the Verrucomicrobiia bacterium genome. Coding sequences within it:
- a CDS encoding OmpA family protein; its protein translation is MPPRHCAHHFKPAFVSFFLAASVLLPGCSSTQPRLARVNQEQASTIRALNEEIARLNHDLDSMSSTQRDDLAKAKAELEQSMKDELASGDLALSLQSRGLVVTVLDKILFDSGKAQLKESALSTLDKVSDTLSGKVEGNKIMIEGHTDNVPIRYSGWRSNWELSTARATEVIHYFVDVKGIDPRRVSAVGHGEFQPIAANEDPMGREKNRRVEIVISPQKVTP